A region from the Sphingomonas flavescens genome encodes:
- a CDS encoding 6-pyruvoyl-tetrahydropterin synthase-related protein — protein sequence MLVATIIEEQRRSRDFGRLQAATFIVVAACILTLPLAIGPARLNDSFWIDQVWLEQFAREIGRGVAYPRWLPQSHGGLGSPVFYYYPPLAFYAGTPFLLLGLKVSDALAATFFAGYLASGAAMYFWLRRDTENPFLGTLVFMVAPYHTFNCYNRGALAEFMATAIIPLLAAGVWRVNQTRSGSFILVALGYAALIATHLPLALLTSLFLVAPMAAARIHRERANALPIALALATGIGLAAVYWVPAFWLEPYRDSASLWSNPILKPSNWTFWNPEFRASRAYIGILVISASLALPLSMLACRNRSAWAVLGLLCLLLTIGTIPLVWELPMLRSVQFPFRLLPIAEFGLATAIARLPWASEGLALRLLPLLTISAFTIAAKPVDQGVTAADVRAHADVPDNLPPGHRPYSWPSTWARDVARKHPAKTVTGDMTTEARFYFPAWQVSCGNRRTAGFPAPESKLLSYRGKDCVAELGSTPAEAAGKAVSLINLFLLVLIMLPALRDRLASRPKWQFRWV from the coding sequence ATGTTGGTCGCGACGATCATCGAAGAGCAGCGGCGGTCGCGGGACTTCGGTCGGCTACAAGCCGCGACATTCATCGTCGTTGCTGCGTGCATCCTAACATTGCCGCTGGCCATTGGACCGGCGCGGCTCAACGACTCCTTCTGGATCGATCAGGTTTGGCTAGAGCAGTTCGCGCGTGAGATTGGCCGCGGCGTTGCTTACCCCCGGTGGTTGCCCCAATCGCATGGCGGCCTCGGATCCCCTGTTTTCTATTATTATCCGCCCTTGGCCTTCTACGCCGGTACGCCATTCCTATTGCTTGGGTTGAAGGTCAGCGATGCGCTGGCAGCAACCTTCTTCGCCGGATATCTTGCGTCGGGCGCCGCCATGTATTTCTGGCTTCGACGCGACACCGAAAACCCGTTTCTTGGAACCTTGGTGTTCATGGTCGCGCCCTACCATACGTTCAACTGCTACAATCGAGGCGCCCTCGCGGAGTTCATGGCAACGGCCATCATCCCGCTTCTTGCGGCGGGCGTATGGCGCGTAAACCAGACACGATCCGGATCGTTTATCCTGGTTGCCCTTGGCTACGCGGCCCTCATTGCGACCCATCTTCCACTGGCACTGCTGACGTCCCTATTTCTTGTCGCTCCAATGGCTGCCGCCCGCATCCATCGCGAACGCGCCAATGCGCTGCCGATCGCTTTGGCCCTCGCGACGGGGATCGGCTTGGCGGCGGTTTACTGGGTCCCCGCCTTCTGGCTCGAACCGTACCGCGACTCCGCCAGCCTTTGGTCGAATCCGATCTTAAAGCCCAGCAACTGGACCTTCTGGAATCCGGAGTTCCGCGCCAGTCGCGCCTACATCGGGATTCTCGTGATCTCCGCTTCGCTGGCGCTGCCGCTTTCCATGCTCGCCTGTCGAAATCGCAGCGCATGGGCCGTGCTTGGATTGCTGTGTCTGTTGCTGACGATCGGCACCATACCGCTCGTTTGGGAATTGCCGATGCTAAGATCGGTTCAGTTCCCATTCCGGTTGCTGCCCATCGCCGAATTCGGCCTCGCCACAGCGATAGCCCGATTGCCCTGGGCGTCGGAGGGTTTGGCACTGCGACTGTTGCCGCTTCTCACGATCAGCGCCTTCACGATCGCCGCGAAGCCGGTCGATCAAGGCGTCACGGCGGCGGATGTTCGCGCGCATGCGGACGTGCCGGACAACCTTCCTCCCGGCCATCGTCCCTACAGCTGGCCGTCGACTTGGGCCCGCGACGTCGCCCGGAAGCATCCGGCAAAAACGGTCACGGGCGACATGACGACGGAGGCCCGCTTCTACTTCCCCGCATGGCAGGTTAGTTGCGGCAATCGTCGGACCGCCGGGTTTCCAGCGCCGGAGTCCAAGTTGTTGAGCTACCGGGGAAAAGACTGCGTCGCGGAGTTAGGTTCGACCCCTGCCGAGGCGGCAGGCAAGGCCGTGAGCCTCATTAACTTGTTTCTCTTGGTGCTGATCATGCTGCCAGCCCTGCGGGATCGGTTAGCGAGCCGACCCAAGTGGCAGTTCCGCTGGGTCTAA
- the pnp gene encoding polyribonucleotide nucleotidyltransferase, whose amino-acid sequence MFNIKTAEIDLGGKTLKLETGRVARQADGAVLATLGETVVLCAVTAAKSVKPGQDFFPLTVHYQEKFSAAGRIPGGFFKRERGATEKETLTSRLIDRPIRPLFPEGFYNEVLVIAQVLSYDGENEPDILAMIAASAALTISGVPFMGPIGAARVGYKDGEYILNPTSTEVAEGNLDLVMAGTPGAVMMVESEAKELSEDVMLGAVMFGHEASRKVCDAIISLAEKAAKDPWELAQADDKSAVKAKLKDLIGKDVEAAYKLTNKSERSAALNAARDKAKEAFADAEPQEQLVASKLVKSLEADIVRGAILKEGRRIDGRDTKTVRPIEAMVGFLPRTHGSALFTRGETQAICTTTLGTKDAEQMIDGLDGLSYQRFMLHYNFPPYSVGEVGRFGAPGRREVGHGKLAWRALHPMLPSLEEFPYTIRVLSDITESNGSSSMATVCGGSLSMMDAGVPLKAPVAGIAMGLILEGKDFAVISDILGDEDHLGDMDFKVAGTSDGITSLQMDIKIAGITEEIMKTALAQAKDGRAHILGEMAKALDHTREELSAHAPRIETLQIAKDKIREVIGTGGKVIREIVATTGAKVDIDDEGLIKISSSDLSQIEAARQWIQGIVQEPEVGTIYTGKVASIVDFGAFVTFMPGKDGLVHVSEIKNERVENVRDVLSEGQEVKVKLLEVDQRGKVRLSMRLVDQETGAELEDTRPPREPREGGDRGPRGEGRGDRHRGGGRGGDRGPRREGGGRGGDRDRSPRGEGRGDRGPRRDREGGGDDNGPAPEFAPAFLTGNDD is encoded by the coding sequence ATGTTCAATATCAAAACTGCTGAAATCGATCTTGGCGGCAAGACCCTCAAGCTCGAAACGGGCCGCGTTGCCCGCCAGGCCGACGGTGCGGTGCTCGCGACCCTCGGCGAAACGGTCGTGCTGTGCGCCGTCACCGCCGCCAAGTCGGTGAAGCCGGGTCAGGATTTCTTCCCGCTGACCGTCCACTACCAGGAAAAATTCTCGGCCGCCGGGCGCATCCCGGGCGGCTTCTTCAAGCGTGAGCGCGGGGCGACCGAAAAGGAAACGCTGACGAGCCGCCTGATCGACCGTCCGATCCGCCCGCTGTTCCCCGAAGGCTTCTACAATGAAGTCCTCGTGATCGCGCAGGTCCTCTCCTACGATGGCGAGAACGAGCCCGACATCCTGGCGATGATCGCCGCGTCGGCCGCGCTCACCATTTCGGGCGTTCCGTTCATGGGCCCGATCGGCGCCGCCCGCGTCGGTTACAAGGACGGCGAATACATCCTCAATCCGACCAGCACCGAAGTCGCCGAGGGCAACCTCGACCTCGTCATGGCCGGCACGCCGGGCGCGGTGATGATGGTCGAATCCGAAGCCAAGGAGCTGTCGGAAGACGTCATGCTCGGCGCCGTGATGTTCGGCCACGAAGCCAGCCGCAAGGTTTGCGACGCGATCATCAGCCTCGCCGAAAAGGCCGCCAAGGACCCGTGGGAACTGGCGCAGGCCGACGACAAGAGCGCGGTCAAGGCCAAGCTCAAGGACCTCATCGGCAAGGACGTCGAGGCCGCCTACAAACTGACCAACAAGTCGGAGCGTTCGGCTGCCCTCAACGCCGCCCGCGACAAGGCCAAGGAAGCCTTCGCCGACGCCGAGCCGCAGGAGCAGCTCGTCGCCTCCAAGCTCGTGAAGAGCCTCGAAGCGGACATCGTCCGCGGCGCGATCCTCAAGGAAGGCCGCCGCATCGACGGCCGCGACACGAAGACCGTCCGGCCGATCGAGGCGATGGTCGGCTTCCTGCCGCGTACCCACGGTTCGGCGTTGTTTACCCGCGGCGAAACGCAGGCGATCTGCACCACCACGCTTGGCACCAAGGACGCCGAGCAGATGATCGACGGCCTCGACGGCCTGTCCTATCAGCGCTTCATGCTGCACTATAACTTCCCGCCCTATTCGGTCGGTGAAGTGGGCCGCTTCGGTGCGCCGGGCCGCCGCGAAGTCGGCCACGGCAAGCTCGCCTGGCGCGCGCTGCACCCGATGCTGCCGAGCCTGGAAGAATTCCCCTACACGATCCGCGTCCTCTCCGACATCACCGAGTCCAACGGCTCGTCATCGATGGCGACGGTTTGCGGCGGTTCGCTCAGCATGATGGACGCGGGCGTTCCGCTGAAGGCGCCGGTCGCGGGCATCGCCATGGGCCTGATCCTCGAAGGCAAGGATTTCGCGGTCATCAGCGACATCCTGGGCGACGAGGACCATCTCGGCGACATGGACTTCAAGGTCGCCGGCACCAGCGACGGCATCACCTCGCTGCAGATGGACATCAAGATCGCCGGCATCACCGAGGAAATCATGAAGACCGCCCTCGCCCAGGCGAAGGACGGCCGCGCGCACATCCTCGGCGAAATGGCCAAGGCGCTCGACCACACCCGTGAAGAGCTCAGCGCCCACGCGCCGCGCATCGAAACGCTGCAGATCGCCAAGGACAAGATCCGCGAAGTGATCGGCACCGGCGGCAAGGTCATCCGCGAGATTGTCGCCACGACCGGCGCCAAGGTCGACATCGACGACGAAGGCCTGATCAAGATCAGCTCGTCCGACCTGTCGCAGATCGAGGCCGCGCGCCAGTGGATCCAGGGCATCGTCCAGGAACCGGAAGTCGGCACCATCTACACCGGCAAGGTCGCCAGCATCGTCGATTTCGGCGCCTTCGTGACCTTCATGCCCGGCAAGGACGGGCTGGTGCACGTGTCCGAGATCAAGAACGAGCGCGTCGAGAACGTCCGCGACGTCCTCAGCGAAGGCCAGGAGGTCAAGGTCAAGCTGCTCGAGGTCGATCAGCGCGGCAAGGTTCGCCTGTCGATGCGCCTCGTCGACCAGGAAACCGGCGCCGAGCTCGAAGACACCCGCCCCCCGCGCGAACCGCGCGAGGGTGGTGATCGCGGCCCGCGCGGCGAAGGCCGTGGCGACCGTCATCGCGGCGGTGGCCGTGGCGGCGACCGTGGTCCGCGGCGCGAAGGCGGCGGACGCGGCGGCGACCGTGACCGTAGTCCCCGCGGCGAAGGCCGGGGTGATCGGGGCCCGCGCCGTGACCGTGAGGGTGGTGGCGACGACAACGGCCCAGCGCCCGAGTTCGCCCCCGCGTTCCTGACGGGCAACGACGACTAA
- the rpsO gene encoding 30S ribosomal protein S15 encodes MSITAERKQEVIKEHARDKNDTGSPEVQIAILTSRIQTLTEHFKSHAKDNHSRRGLLMMVNKRRSLLDYLRKEDAQRYTDLIAKLGLRK; translated from the coding sequence ATGTCGATTACCGCCGAGCGCAAGCAGGAAGTGATCAAGGAACATGCCCGCGACAAGAACGACACGGGTTCGCCCGAGGTCCAGATCGCGATCCTGACAAGCCGCATCCAGACGCTTACCGAGCATTTCAAGAGCCACGCCAAAGACAACCATTCGCGTCGCGGCCTTTTGATGATGGTCAACAAGCGCCGGTCGCTGCTCGATTACCTCCGCAAGGAAGACGCGCAGCGTTACACCGATCTCATCGCGAAGCTCGGTCTCCGTAAGTAA
- the truB gene encoding tRNA pseudouridine(55) synthase TruB codes for MLHGWIVLDKPLGLGSTTCVSALKRILRQASEPKTKIGHGGTLDPLASGVLPIALGEATKLAGRMLDATKVYDFTIKFGEQTDTLDAEGAVIATSDVRPAGDQIEAVLPRFTGPFEQVPPAYSALKIDGKAAYARARAGEEVEMRPRSVTIQSLSIRHPSEGWGPCRPEAEILENMDASLRWHDEKMEEITLSATVSKGTYIRSLARDIAHALGTVGHVSYLRRTRAGPFGLEQAVSLDFLEETAKARALTRTVLPLTAALDDIPALPVTPDQAQLLRHGQRLAGFPATPGLQLAMLGETPVALVEATADGLKVVRGFNL; via the coding sequence ATGCTCCACGGCTGGATCGTTCTCGACAAGCCGCTCGGGCTTGGATCGACGACCTGCGTGTCGGCGTTGAAGCGCATCCTGCGCCAGGCCAGCGAGCCGAAGACCAAGATCGGCCACGGCGGAACGCTCGATCCACTGGCCAGCGGCGTGCTGCCGATCGCGCTCGGTGAAGCGACCAAGCTTGCCGGGCGAATGCTGGATGCCACCAAGGTCTATGACTTCACGATCAAGTTTGGCGAACAGACCGACACCCTCGACGCGGAAGGCGCGGTGATCGCGACGAGCGACGTGCGTCCTGCAGGCGACCAGATCGAGGCGGTGCTGCCGCGCTTCACCGGACCGTTCGAACAGGTCCCCCCGGCTTATTCCGCGCTGAAGATCGACGGCAAAGCCGCCTACGCCCGTGCTCGCGCCGGCGAGGAAGTGGAGATGAGGCCACGCAGCGTTACGATCCAGTCCCTCTCAATTCGTCACCCCAGCGAAGGCTGGGGTCCATGTCGGCCCGAGGCAGAAATTCTCGAGAACATGGATGCCAGCCTTCGCTGGCACGACGAAAAAATGGAGGAAATCACCCTCTCGGCCACCGTCTCCAAGGGCACCTACATCCGCTCGCTCGCCCGCGACATCGCGCATGCGCTTGGAACCGTGGGCCACGTTTCCTATCTAAGGCGTACGCGCGCCGGGCCGTTCGGGCTCGAACAGGCCGTTTCGCTGGACTTTCTGGAAGAAACCGCTAAGGCGCGCGCACTGACGAGGACGGTACTGCCGCTGACCGCGGCGCTGGACGACATCCCGGCCCTCCCCGTCACCCCCGACCAGGCTCAGTTGCTCCGTCATGGGCAAAGGCTTGCCGGGTTCCCCGCAACGCCGGGGCTTCAGCTTGCGATGCTGGGCGAAACCCCGGTCGCGCTGGTCGAAGCAACGGCCGACGGCCTGAAGGTCGTCAGGGGGTTCAACCTTTAA
- a CDS encoding thymidine kinase: MAKLYFYYAAMNAGKSTTLLQADYNYRERGMETMLWTARLDDRAGAGVIGSRIALSAPAHVYDERVDLFEAITDELKRRKLDCILVDEAQFLTQRHVLQLCDVADKLGIPVLCYGLRTDFQGKLFPGSAALLALADSLVELKAVCECGRKATMNLRVDAEGHAVAAGAQTEIGGNDRYIALCRKHFLERLRESEARQLSLKLPRF; the protein is encoded by the coding sequence ATGGCCAAGCTCTATTTCTACTACGCCGCGATGAATGCGGGGAAATCGACCACGCTGCTGCAGGCCGATTACAATTATCGCGAGCGCGGGATGGAGACGATGCTGTGGACGGCGCGGCTCGACGATCGCGCCGGGGCGGGCGTCATCGGCTCGCGGATCGCGCTGTCGGCGCCGGCGCACGTCTACGACGAAAGGGTCGACCTGTTCGAGGCCATCACCGACGAGCTGAAGCGCCGCAAGCTCGACTGCATTCTGGTCGACGAAGCGCAATTCCTCACGCAGCGCCATGTGCTGCAGCTCTGCGACGTCGCGGACAAACTCGGCATTCCAGTGCTCTGCTACGGCCTGCGCACCGACTTCCAGGGCAAGTTGTTTCCCGGTTCCGCCGCGCTCCTCGCGCTGGCGGATTCGCTAGTCGAGCTGAAGGCCGTGTGCGAATGCGGGCGCAAGGCGACGATGAACCTGCGCGTCGATGCGGAAGGCCACGCGGTCGCGGCCGGCGCGCAGACCGAAATCGGTGGCAACGACCGTTACATCGCCCTCTGCCGCAAGCATTTCCTCGAGCGGCTTCGCGAAAGCGAAGCCCGCCAGCTGAGCCTCAAGCTCCCGCGCTTCTGA
- a CDS encoding mechanosensitive ion channel family protein: MHHDQPFQLFGVTLIGATAENGRKLLLTIVFVLVAWIISKLLRLILAQFIRTRTGTRFRFWAKQGVSLIIAAAVLIGIASIWFDNPTRLASVVGIIGAGIAFAMQRVITAIAGYFVILRGKTFNVGDRIVMGGVRGDVIDLSFMQTSIMEMGQSAKEQGDAPSMWVRSRQFTGRIVTVTNDKVFDEAVYNYTREFPYIWDELNLPIKYGDQCGRAEEILLKSARKHALSGRQLGDEEVGRLRERFGIQPGEIDPRVYWRVTDNWLELTVRFLAPDHAIRPIKDAMSREILADLTKAGIGIASGTYEIVGVPPLRVETAAPEGADTPLT, encoded by the coding sequence ATGCATCACGACCAGCCGTTCCAACTGTTCGGCGTGACACTAATTGGCGCGACGGCCGAGAACGGCCGCAAGCTGCTGTTGACGATTGTCTTCGTGCTCGTCGCCTGGATAATCTCGAAGCTTCTGCGACTGATACTTGCGCAGTTTATCAGAACCCGGACCGGCACTCGTTTTAGGTTCTGGGCCAAGCAGGGTGTCAGCCTAATCATCGCGGCAGCCGTGCTGATCGGCATCGCTTCAATCTGGTTCGACAATCCGACGCGGCTAGCCAGCGTAGTCGGCATCATCGGCGCTGGCATCGCCTTTGCCATGCAGCGCGTAATCACCGCGATCGCCGGCTACTTCGTGATCCTGCGTGGCAAGACGTTCAATGTTGGCGATCGGATCGTCATGGGGGGCGTTCGCGGCGACGTGATCGACCTCAGCTTCATGCAGACGAGCATCATGGAAATGGGGCAATCCGCGAAAGAGCAGGGGGACGCTCCGTCCATGTGGGTGCGAAGCCGCCAGTTCACGGGGCGCATTGTCACTGTGACCAATGACAAGGTCTTCGACGAGGCCGTGTACAATTACACGCGCGAGTTCCCCTACATCTGGGACGAGCTTAACCTCCCGATCAAATATGGAGACCAGTGCGGTCGAGCCGAGGAAATCCTGCTGAAGTCGGCTCGAAAGCACGCGTTGTCCGGTCGGCAGCTCGGCGATGAGGAAGTCGGTCGCCTACGCGAGCGGTTCGGCATCCAGCCCGGGGAAATCGATCCTCGGGTCTACTGGCGGGTCACGGACAACTGGCTCGAGCTCACGGTGCGTTTCTTAGCGCCGGACCATGCAATACGGCCCATCAAGGATGCTATGAGCCGGGAGATTCTGGCGGACCTGACCAAAGCGGGTATCGGCATCGCTTCGGGCACCTACGAAATCGTCGGGGTACCGCCACTGAGGGTCGAGACTGCGGCGCCAGAAGGGGCTGATACGCCGTTAACATGA